The DNA region CGAGGGCAAAGCCCCCGAATCGCACATGCGAGCGCTACAACCGAAGAAAGGAACAGCCGGCAATGACCGATCCGTCTCCGGACACGATAGCCCGCGCCGCCCTGGAGCCCTTTGCCGGCGGCAATCCGCTGCTTCCGGCGGACGAGCACGCCATTGCCGCACAGTCCGGTCTCGGCCTGCGGCAGGTGGAGCGCATCGCGTTGTCCATGGGTGTGCTGCCGGAGCGCTACCGCCGGAACACGAGCTCCATCAGCGTGCATGAGCAGGCGCGGCTGCTAGGCTCCTGCGTGGCCATGGTCGGCCTGGGCGGATTGGGCGGGTATGTGCTGGAGAACCTTGCCCGTCTCGGCGTGGGATGCATCCGCGCGGCCGAGGGCGACGTGTTCGAGGCATCGAACCTGAACCGCCAGCTTTTGGCCGAGGAGCGTTGGCTGGGCGAGCCCAAAACCGACTCGGCACGGGAGCGCGCGGAGCGCATCAACCCGGCTGTGGAGCTGGAGGTGGTGGACGCCTTCCTGGACGAGACCACGGT from Oceanidesulfovibrio marinus includes:
- a CDS encoding HesA/MoeB/ThiF family protein, whose product is MTDPSPDTIARAALEPFAGGNPLLPADEHAIAAQSGLGLRQVERIALSMGVLPERYRRNTSSISVHEQARLLGSCVAMVGLGGLGGYVLENLARLGVGCIRAAEGDVFEASNLNRQLLAEERWLGEPKTDSARERAERINPAVELEVVDAFLDETTVADFLKGADLAVDCLGGLDFRATLQHAATAAGIPMVTAAVAGWCGYVGCVAPGAPGPADLLPHAGGVEDTLGTPAPTVMLAASLQARECVRLLLGGTAEPTVLLFDLSDGTFETIRF